Within the Leptogranulimonas caecicola genome, the region CAGCTCCATGCGGGTGTAGACGCGGCCGGGATAGCGGGCCAAGGTGGTGAGCAGCTTGAACTCGGAAGCGGTGAGATCCACCTCTTTGCCCTCCACCATGACCTTGTGGCCGGAGATGTCGATGACCAGATCGCCAAAGTCCAGCACCTCTACCTGAGGCTCCGGCTCCATGCGGGCGCGGCGCAAAAGGGCGCGCACGCGGGCCACCAGCTCGCGGGGAGAGAAGGGCTTGATAAGGTAGTCGTCTGCGCCCAGCTCCAAGCCGATGATGCGGTCTTCTACCTCGCCCTTGGCGGTGAGCATGATGATGGGCACGTCGGAGGTGTCGCGAATGGCGCGGCACACGCGCTCGCCGGAGAGCTTGGGCAGCATGAGGTCGAGGATGATGAGGTCAAAGGTGTGCTTCTCGAACTCCTCGACGGCCGATTGCCCGTCGCCCACCGAGCGCACCCAGTAGCCCTCGCGCTCAAGATAGGCCTGCACAGCGTCGCGAATGACCTTCTCGTCTTCTACCAACAGGATACGTTTAGCATCTGAAGCCATGACAGCCTCCCCGTTCTCAAAAGTAAGGGAAACGCCCCGAGCGGACCTCTCCACATATCTGAACATCCCTAGTTTACCCCACATGGCCCTAAGTTCATTCCAGCGGGCGCCTAACGGTTTCGCAACCTATGTGTCCCCTATTTGTAAGGAACCCCCAGGCGACCTGGCTGCCGAGAAACCCCCGCTTCCAGGGCTGAAGCCCGCTGGTGGGCTAGGAGACCTTGAAGGCTCGCACCACTACTGCCGAAGGGTAGGAGGTGGAGGGGTCTTTCACCGTGGCAAAGGTGACGAAGTCTTGGCAGGTGCCTATGCGGGCCGGATACTCACCATAGTCTACGGAGCGGTCCTCGGCTGCCAGGGTGCCATAGGTGGCATTGGCCAGATCTGCCACCACGTAGGAGGCGCGGTTCTTGACGATGAAAGTATTGACCGTGCCTGCCGGAGGCGCCGAGGGCTCGCGAGAGATGGCGACATAGCTGCCGTCGTCCTGGGCGACATAGGTGCCCATCTTGCCCAAAAGACCGCCGGACTGGTAGTTGGCCTCGATCTGGAAAGCCAGGCGCCCACCCAAAAGCACCGCGGAAAACGGCCTGATGGACTGGGGCAACACCAACTCGTCTTTGGCGGAAGCCAAGTCGTCGCTCAGGCTGTAGCTGCGGATGGCGTAGTGGACCGCGCCGTCGCGATCGTCGCGAGGCACGCAGACCAGCTGACCCTCGGACACCGTGGGAGCACAGGCGAAGCGGCCGTGGGACACGATTTTTGCCTCGCCTTTGGACTGGCCGGCCTTCCAGAGGAAGCAGGTGGAATCCTGCGAGGTCTTGGCGCCGCCGGCCACCGGCATCACATACCAGATGACCTGGTTGCCGCTGCACACCAGCTGAGGCGGGTCCCAATCTTTGTCGCCGGAATAGAGCTCCAAGGCGTTGCCGGTGAGCGCGCCGTTGGAAAAGGCGCTGCCGTAGAGGCGCCAGTCGCCGCTCACCACGTCCAACTCGACCCAGGCATAGACGGAGTCCGAGCACCTGGCCTCATAAATCACGAAATTGGCGCCGCCAGAGAGCGGCTTGTCTACCACAGTGGCAAGGCTGCCGGCTGCCACTGAAAACGCTCCTGCCGAGACCGGCGGATAGGGAGTGTCTCCCGTGAGCGTCGCCGCGATCCAGTTGCCCTCCGAAGGGTAGAGCACCGTGCCCAGCGCCACTTGCCAGCGCCCGACCTCGGCAAGGTTGGGCGCGCCCTCCACATAGGAGTAGTCGTCCATCACCTGGACGGCGTCTTTCTCATCCACCTGGGCCGGAGCCACCAGGTCTTGGGAGGCCGCGTCTTTGGCGCAACCCTGTATGGAGCTCACTACCGACCCAGCCGCAGCCAGCCCGCCCAGCCCCAGCGCGCCTTTGATGAGCGTGCGGCGGTCAAAGGAGCCGGGAGCAGGCGCGCCAGAAGGACGTGCCGAGAAAGACGGCCCCAGCGGCCTGGAAGACTGTCCCTGTGCAGCCCCTGCACGCTGAGGGCCCTGCTGCCGCTGACCGGCAGATCGCGGCGCTGCCGCAGGGCGCACTTGAGAAGCCGGGCGGAAGGTCTTAGAAGATGAAGTTGTGTGAGAGGCCCTGGGCGTGGAGCGCCGCGCTTGGGAGGCGCGAGGCCGACTGGCGACCTGACGGCCCTGCGTGCGAGGCGTGCCCTGAGATTGGCGAAAAGCCATGGACTTAAGCCTCCATGGCAGCAGCCGCTGCCTGCTCTTGGCCTTGGCGCAGGGCAGCCGCCAGCTGATCTGCGCAGGAGGTGGCCCGACGACCACAAGTGTTGCCGGCGAGGAGGGCTGCGATCTTCTCGGCAGGTTGACCGGCTACGAGCTTGGAAACGGCTTTGAGATTGCCGTTGCAACCTCCGTCGAAAGCCACAGACTCGATGGTGGAACCGTCATCAGAAAGCGAAATATGAATAGCCCGGGCGCAGACGCCGCGGGGCTTGAAGTCATAGGCGAACATACAGATAAAACCCCTTTTCGTCCTAGAGAGTATACGACGAGAAGGGGTTTTTCAGGTGACGTCCACGGTGTCTGCGCGAGGCGACCACTAATCCTACAAATACCTAGTGTCTAGTAGGTATTTAGAGCCGCCCCCTCGCTGAACCCGCGCTCCAATTGGGCGGCATCCCCGCTGGCGCCGCCGCAGCTAGAGATTCATCAGGCGGCCGATGGCATCGATGTAGATGGCCAAGGCGCGCTTGAGGGAGGCCTCGGACACGGCCTCGTTGGGACCATGCATGGAGCCGGCCCACTCAGGCTTGTTGGGGTCGTCCTCCTCGGGGCCA harbors:
- a CDS encoding response regulator transcription factor → MASDAKRILLVEDEKVIRDAVQAYLEREGYWVRSVGDGQSAVEEFEKHTFDLIILDLMLPKLSGERVCRAIRDTSDVPIIMLTAKGEVEDRIIGLELGADDYLIKPFSPRELVARVRALLRRARMEPEPQVEVLDFGDLVIDISGHKVMVEGKEVDLTASEFKLLTTLARYPGRVYTRMELVEKVLGYDFEGYERTIDSHVKNLRAKLGDDPRNPKWLYTVHGVGYRFEAPEKPADHA
- a CDS encoding Tat pathway signal protein, which produces MAFRQSQGTPRTQGRQVASRPRASQARRSTPRASHTTSSSKTFRPASQVRPAAAPRSAGQRQQGPQRAGAAQGQSSRPLGPSFSARPSGAPAPGSFDRRTLIKGALGLGGLAAAGSVVSSIQGCAKDAASQDLVAPAQVDEKDAVQVMDDYSYVEGAPNLAEVGRWQVALGTVLYPSEGNWIAATLTGDTPYPPVSAGAFSVAAGSLATVVDKPLSGGANFVIYEARCSDSVYAWVELDVVSGDWRLYGSAFSNGALTGNALELYSGDKDWDPPQLVCSGNQVIWYVMPVAGGAKTSQDSTCFLWKAGQSKGEAKIVSHGRFACAPTVSEGQLVCVPRDDRDGAVHYAIRSYSLSDDLASAKDELVLPQSIRPFSAVLLGGRLAFQIEANYQSGGLLGKMGTYVAQDDGSYVAISREPSAPPAGTVNTFIVKNRASYVVADLANATYGTLAAEDRSVDYGEYPARIGTCQDFVTFATVKDPSTSYPSAVVVRAFKVS
- a CDS encoding TIGR03905 family TSCPD domain-containing protein produces the protein MFAYDFKPRGVCARAIHISLSDDGSTIESVAFDGGCNGNLKAVSKLVAGQPAEKIAALLAGNTCGRRATSCADQLAAALRQGQEQAAAAAMEA